A region of the Dyadobacter sp. CECT 9275 genome:
TATGATCGCGGTTACGGTCCTGGTATTACTTCTCCCATTCCTCACCATTATTACTATTCTTTTATCGATTTCAAATAACGGCAAGCCCTTTTTCGTCCAGCTAAGGCCGGGAGCAGGAGAGAAACTATTCACGCTGGTAAAATTCAAAACCATGAACGACCAGAGCGATGCTTCCGGCAACCTTTTACCAGACCATGAAAGAGTTACCCGCTTAGGGCATTTTATAAGAAAAACTTCCATTGATGAACTACCCCAGTTATGGAATGTGATCTGTGGCCAAATGAGCCTGATCGGCCCGAGGCCTCTTCTGCCTGAATACCTGCCGCTTTACAATACGCGGCAGAGGCTAAGACATTCCGTACGGCCTGGCATCACCGGCTTGGCGCAAATCAATGGGCGAAACTCCATTTCATGGGCAGAAAAATTTGAACTGGATGTCTGGTATGTTGAAAATCTCTCATTAACACTGGACCTAAAAATCGCTTTCCTCACCATTTTTAAAGTTATTCGCCGGGATGATGTAAATTCGTCAGAATTGGTAACTATGGAAAAATTTACCGGATCCTGAGATTTCTTCTCCTGACTATACCCATTTCGGTACCCCTATATGATCCTTTACGGTGCAAGCGGCCACGCCAAAGTAATCATCAGTTGTCTGCAGGCAGGCGGACTGAGCGTTACAGCTGTTTTTGATGATGATCTTTCCAAAACAGAGATTTCCGGGATAAAAGTGATTGGCCCGTACCAATCTAGGGCACATGCCTCAGAGCCTCTCATTATTGCGATCGGAGACAATCAGATCCGGCGCAGGATTGCAGCAGGCATAACGCATACCTTTGGAATTGCAGTACACCCTTCTGCTCTTGTTGACAAAACTGTCATCATTGGCGAAGGTACGGTTATCATGCACCGGGCTGTTGTGCAGGCTGATACCTCATTGGGGAAACATGTAATCATTAATACCACAGCGTCCATTGACCACGACTGCCGGATAGGCGATTTCGTTCACATAGCACCCGGAGTGGTGTTGTGCGGAAACGTACAAGTAGGTGAAAATACCCTGATTGGCGTAGGCAGCGCGGTAGTACCCAACATAACGATCGGAAAAAACTGCCTGCTCACTGCAGGATGTGTGGTGACACAAAATGTCCCGGACGGATCAGTGGTCCGGGGTAATCCAGCAAGAATTGTCAGCAACCTTTAATAGTCCTTACAGATACCTTGAGCGCACAATCCAATACCTCCCGCAT
Encoded here:
- a CDS encoding sugar transferase — translated: MYRRFGKRLIDIMIAVTVLVLLLPFLTIITILLSISNNGKPFFVQLRPGAGEKLFTLVKFKTMNDQSDASGNLLPDHERVTRLGHFIRKTSIDELPQLWNVICGQMSLIGPRPLLPEYLPLYNTRQRLRHSVRPGITGLAQINGRNSISWAEKFELDVWYVENLSLTLDLKIAFLTIFKVIRRDDVNSSELVTMEKFTGS
- a CDS encoding acetyltransferase, producing MILYGASGHAKVIISCLQAGGLSVTAVFDDDLSKTEISGIKVIGPYQSRAHASEPLIIAIGDNQIRRRIAAGITHTFGIAVHPSALVDKTVIIGEGTVIMHRAVVQADTSLGKHVIINTTASIDHDCRIGDFVHIAPGVVLCGNVQVGENTLIGVGSAVVPNITIGKNCLLTAGCVVTQNVPDGSVVRGNPARIVSNL